A single Camelus dromedarius isolate mCamDro1 chromosome 26, mCamDro1.pat, whole genome shotgun sequence DNA region contains:
- the LOC116150508 gene encoding LOW QUALITY PROTEIN: AT-rich interactive domain-containing protein 1B-like (The sequence of the model RefSeq protein was modified relative to this genomic sequence to represent the inferred CDS: deleted 1 base in 1 codon; substituted 1 base at 1 genomic stop codon), producing MLKAAAGAAGQRAAAGMGLGKDMGTQYAAASLARAATQQRSHPAMSPDTPGPTVGRSQGSPMDPMVGPQGPSEECSTHSSRCHLSMDRQQGMSGYCQQGQQPYYNQQPQPPHLPQQEQYPPFQSQQRYQPQQDMCQEGYGTRSQPPLAPGKPNHEDLNLIQQERPSSLPAEVLTSEDTAFGLKDLSGSTDDLPTGTEGTLSSAASASMSMSSQGDQSNLAQSPLSPHASPHLSSIPGGPSPSPVGSPVGSNQSQSGPISLASIPGSQIPLQPPGSQSESSSHPALSQSPMPQERGFMAGTQRNPQMSQYGPQQTGPSMSPHPCPGGQMHPGTSSFQQSNSSGTCGPQMSQYGPQSNYSRIPTYSGVPSASYSSPGPGTGINAKNQMHGQGPSQPCGAMSLGXMPSTAMQNRPFPGNMSSMTPSSPGMSQPGGPGMGPPIPTMNCKAQEAAATVMQAAANLAQSRLLGIQDGICIVPTGLVETASPRCRVENTALWRKAETTRRHALDMERPCGQHHVTGPWQRHTQEKFCSKVICKYPLTRQHSGEYANKVPSASVSERSFSQKW from the exons ATGCTGAAGGCGGCGGCAGGGGCGGCCGGCCAGCGGGCGGCCGCAGGTATGGGCTTGGGCAAGGACATGGGCACCCAGTACGCTGCTGCCAGCCTGGCCCGGGCAGCCACGCAACAAAGAAGCCATCCAGCGATGAGCCCCGACACCCCTGGCCCAACCGTGGGCAGATCCCAGGGCAGCCCAATGGATCCCATG GTTGGACCCCAGGGGCCATCGGAGGAATGCAGTACCCACAGCAGCAGATGCCACCTCAGTATGGACAGACAGCAAGGCATGAGTGGTTACtgccagcagggccagcagcCTTACTACAACCAGCAGCCACAGCCTCCGCACCTCCCCCAGCAGGAGCAGTACCCGCCATTCCAGTCCCAGCAGAGGTACCAGCCACAGCAGGACATGTGTCAGGAAGGCTATGGAACTAGGTCTCAACCTCCTCTGGCTCCCGGAAAACCTAACCACGAAGACTTGAACTTAATACAACAAGAAAGACCATCAAGTTTACCAGCTGAAGTCTTGACCTCGGAGGATACTGCCTTTGGACTCAAGGATCTGTCTGGCTCCACTGATGACCTCCCCACTGGAACAGAAGGAACTTTGAGCTCAGCAGCCAGTGCATCCATGTCCATGAGCAGCCAAGGAGATCAGAGCAATCTGGCTCAGTCACCTCTCTCTCCGCATGCATCTCCCCATCTCTCCAGCATCCCTGGGGGCCCATCGCCTTCTCCTGTCGGCTCTCCTGTAGGAAGCAACCAGTCCCAGTCTGGCCCAATTTCTCTTGCAAGTATTCCAGGCAGTCAGATACCTCTTCAGCCACCTGGGAGCCAGTCAGAATCCAGTTCCCATCCTGCCTTGAGCCAGTCACCTATGCCACAGGAAAGAGGTTTTATGGCAGGCACACAAAGAAACCCTCAGATGTCTCAATATGGACCTCAACAGACAGGACCATCCATGTCGCCTCATCCCTGTCCTGGAGGCCAGATGCATCCTGGAACCAGTAGCTTTCAGCAGAGTAACTCAAGTGGGACTTGCGGTCCACAGATGAGCCAATATGGACCACAAAGTAATTACTCCAGAATCCCAACGTATAGTGGGGTGCCCAGTGCAAGCTACAGCAGCCCAGGGCCCGGCACGGGCATCAATGCCAAGAACCAGATGCATGGACAAGGGCCAAGCCAGCCATGTGGTGCTATG TCCCTGGGATGAATGCCATCAACTGCGATGCAGAACAGACCGTTTCCTGGAAATATGAGCAGCATGACCCCCAGTTCTCCTGGCATGTCTCAGCCGGGAGGGCCAGGAATGGGGCCACCAATCCCAACCATGAACTGTAAGGCACAGGAGGCAGCTGCCACAGTGATGCAGGCCGCTGCAAACTTGGCACAAAGCAGGCTTTTAGGAATCCAAGATGGAATATGCATTGTTCCTACGGGCTTGGTGGAAACAGCTTCACCAAGATGCAGAGTTGAAAATACCGCTCTTTGGAGAAAGGCGGAGACAACCAGGAGACATGCTTTAGACATGGAGAGGCCCTGTGGGCAACACCACGTCACAGGCCCAtggcagagacacacacaggagaAGTTCTGCTCCAAAGTCATCTGCAAATATCCACTCACTAGACAGCATTCTGGAGAATATGCTAACAAAGTCCCCTCTGCCTCTGTATCGGAACGgtctttttcacagaaatggtgA
- the LOC105099234 gene encoding quinone oxidoreductase, with the protein MATGQRLMRAIPVSEFGGPEVLKLQSDVVVPIPEEHQVLIKVPACGVDPVDTYIRSGTYSGKPRLPATPGVDVAGLIEAVGERVSAFKKGDRVFTTSTVLGGSAEYKLAADHTVYKLPEKLDFQQGAAIGVLYFTAYPALLHSASAKAGESVLVHGASGGDGLAVCQIARAYGLKGLGTAATEEGQRVVLQNGAHEVFNHREDNYIDKIQKSVGEKGIDVIIEMLANVNLSNDLNLLSQGGRVIIVGSKGPIEINPRDTMAKESSIKGVTLFSSTKEEFQQFAAAFQAGMEIGWLRPVIGSQYPLKKVSQAHEDLIHSSGATGKMVLLLK; encoded by the coding sequence ATGGCAACTGGCCAGAGGTTGATGAGAGCGATTCCAGTTTCTGAATTTGGTGGACCAGAAGTGCTGAAACTCCAGTCGGATGTTGTTGTACCGATTCCAGAAGAACATCAGGTTCTAATCAAAGTGCCAGCCTGTGGTGTGGACCCAGTGGACACATATATTCGCTCTGGTACCTACAGTGGGAAACCGCGCCTCCCCGCTACTCCTGGTGTAGATGTGGCTGGGCTGATAGAAGCTGTTGGAGAGCGTGTATCTGCTTTCAAGAAAGGTGACAGAGTCTTCACCACCAGCACGGTCTTGGGCGGCTCTGCCGAGTACAAGCTGGCCGCCGATCACACCGTTTACAAGCTGCCGGAGAAGCTGGACTTCCAGCAAGGAGCTGCCATCGGGGTCCTGTACTTCACGGCCTATCCCGCTCTGCTCCACAGCGCCTCCGCGAAAGCTGGAGAAAGTGTTCTGGTTCACGGAGCTAGTGGAGGAGATGGACTAGCAGTGTGCCAGATTGCTAGAGCTTATGGCTTAAAGGGTTTGGGCACGGCCGCTACTGAGGAAGGACAAAGGGTTGTTTTGCAAAATGGAGCCCATGAAGTGTTTAATCACAGAGAAGATAATTATATTGATAAAATTCAGAAATCTGTTGGTGAAAAAGGAATTGATGTGATTATTGAAATGTTAGCTAATGTAAATCTTAGCAACGATTTGAACCTTTTGTCCCAAGGAGGACGAGTAATAATTGTTGGCAGCAAAGGTCCTATTGAAATAAATCCACGGGACACCATGGCAAAGGAATCTAGCATAAAAGGAGTTACTCTCTTTTCATCAACCAAGGAGGAATTTCAGCAGTTTGCAGCAGCCTTTCAAGCTGGAATGGAAATCGGTTGGTTGAGACCTGTAATAGGTTCTCAGTATCCGTTGAAGAAGGTGTCCCAGGCTCATGAAGATCTCATTCACAGCAGTGGCGCTACTGGAAAAATGGTTCTTCTCTTAAAATGA